GCCGGCAGGGCGAAGTCCGGGCCGCGCACGAAGGCGGCAAGCGCCGCGGGGTCGGCGGACTTGGTGCGCGTCGCCGCCTCGCCCACGGCGCGGACGGCCATCCAGGCGGTGTAGTCGCGCGGGCGCATCCAGCGCCCGGCCTGCCGTTCGAAGCGGCTGTGGATCTGCGTCGCCCCCCACTGCTCGTGCACGCGCGACCACGCCGTCGGGACGAGCCCGTGGGTGCCGGCCACCGGGCGGGGCAGCCAGGTCTGGTACAGCAGATACTCGCCGAACCCGTCCGCCTCGTCGGCGACGACCAGCACGTCGTGCTCGGTGCCCTGGGTGAAGGTGAGGATTTCCGACTGGACGGTGACGTGGCCGGTGTCGACGCGGCGGTTCGCGTCCTCGAAGGCCCAGCGCTTCTCCTCGACGATTTTGGCGCGGTAGCGCTTGGCGGCGGCGCGGATCGCGTCGGCGTAGGCGGCGTCCTGCGGCGTCCGCCCGACCACCAGCAGCCAGTTCATCCATTTCCGCGACGCGAGATACTGGGCCAGCGCGTCGGCCTGCATCCGCCGGCTGGGCGTGACGTGCAGCAGGTTGGCGCGGCAGCGCTCGTTGCGCAGGTCGTCGTCCGGGGCGCGGGTGTTGAAGATCAGCATGCCGCCGGCCTCGGGCGCCGCCGCCGCGGCGAGCAGCGCGTCCTCCTTCAGATCGGCGACGAGCAGGCGCACATCCTGCCCGGCGAGGTCGCGCACGGCGTCCTCGACGCGCCCGTCCTCCGGCACCGTCACCTCGACCAGATCGAAGCGCTGGTTGAGGAATCGCCCGGTCGTGTTGTTGT
The sequence above is drawn from the Azospirillum sp. TSH58 genome and encodes:
- a CDS encoding ABC transporter substrate-binding protein produces the protein MRAAALLAAAAALLLGTPAWGADPLVVRIGYLTRAEEPRIPQTFLEPVSEDEGVQGARLAIADNNTTGRFLNQRFDLVEVTVPEDGRVEDAVRDLAGQDVRLLVADLKEDALLAAAAAPEAGGMLIFNTRAPDDDLRNERCRANLLHVTPSRRMQADALAQYLASRKWMNWLLVVGRTPQDAAYADAIRAAAKRYRAKIVEEKRWAFEDANRRVDTGHVTVQSEILTFTQGTEHDVLVVADEADGFGEYLLYQTWLPRPVAGTHGLVPTAWSRVHEQWGATQIHSRFERQAGRWMRPRDYTAWMAVRAVGEAATRTKSADPAALAAFVRGPDFALPAFKGQGLTFRDWDGQLRQPVLLAGPRVLVSVSPQPGYLHQFSELDTLGDDRPESRCGNR